In Kiritimatiellia bacterium, a single genomic region encodes these proteins:
- the rpsF gene encoding 30S ribosomal protein S6 codes for MNRYEAMIIFPESFNDEALESALEKVSAEVEKLGGKVESKTRLGRRAFARPLKKHNAGQYMVVTFRLDGSKVDTLRMRFKLNEEIFRFQIIRIPEAAGAAA; via the coding sequence ATGAACAGATACGAGGCCATGATCATTTTTCCCGAGTCCTTCAACGACGAGGCTCTGGAAAGCGCTCTCGAGAAAGTGTCGGCCGAGGTTGAAAAACTTGGCGGGAAAGTTGAGTCCAAGACGCGCCTGGGTCGTCGCGCCTTTGCCCGGCCGTTGAAAAAACACAATGCCGGGCAATACATGGTCGTTACATTCCGTCTGGATGGATCGAAGGTCGACACCCTGCGCATGCGGTTCAAATTGAACGAAGAGATTTTCCGATTCCAAATTATTCGAATCCCGGAAGCGGCCGGTGCCGCCGCCTGA